Proteins encoded within one genomic window of Triticum aestivum cultivar Chinese Spring chromosome 2D, IWGSC CS RefSeq v2.1, whole genome shotgun sequence:
- the LOC123053803 gene encoding magnesium transporter MRS2-C isoform X1: MDQDPKERLLLPPRAATNGPHRRGKPAAPGGGGGGGGVTIDVHGLKKRGGGRRSWVRVDAATGAAEAVEVAKPALMRRLDLPARDLRLLDPLFVYPSAILGRERAVVCNLERIRCIITADEALVLRDPDADGGAAAEEAVRRYVDELQRRLVDRADDLPFEFIALEVALEAACSFLDAQAVELEAEAYPLLDELTAKISTLDLERARRLKSKLVALTRRVQKVRDEIEQLMDDDGDMAEMYLTEKKMRMEASSLDEEGLQGIAGNNAFGTSVSAPVSPVSSPPAPRRLEKQFSFARSRHSSFKSSESSQYNIEELEMLLEAYFVVIDYTLSKLTSLKEYIDDTEDFINIQLDNVRNQLIQFELLLTTATFVVAIFGVVSGVFGMNFEGVAVLKVPHAFEWTLIITGVCGAVIFACLLWYFKKRSEDTQCWSCIGVHLISILKLPVSMG; this comes from the exons ATGGACCAGGACCCCAAGGAGCggctcctcctccctccccgcgccgccacGAACGGGCCCCACCGCCGCGGCAAGCCCGCGGCgccaggcggcggcggaggagggggcggcgtGACGATCGACGTCCACGGCCTCAAgaagcgcggcggcgggcggcgctcgtGGGTGCGGGTGGACGCGGCGACGGGCGCGGCCGAGGCGGTGGAGGTCGCCAAGCCGGCGCTCATGCGGCGGCTCGACCTGCCCGCGCGCGACCTCCGCCTCCTCGACCCGCTCTTCGTCTACCCCTCCGCCATCCTCGGCCGCGAGCGCGCCGTCGTCTGCAACCTCGAGCGGATACGGTGCATCATCACCGCCGACGAGGCGCTCGTCCTGCGCGACCCCGACGCCGACGGCGGAGCCGCTGCGGAGGAGGCCGTGCGGAGGTATGTCGACGAGCTGCAGCGCCGTCTCGTGGACCGCGCTGACGACCTGCCCTTCGAGTTCATCGCTTTGGAGGTCGCGCTCGAAGCCGCCTGCTCCTTCCTAGACGCTCAG GCTGTTGAGCTGGAGGCTGAAGCTTATCCACTGCTAGATGAGTTAACGGCCAAAATCAGTACCCTTGACTTGGAGCGTGCTCGACGCCTAAAGAGCAAGCTGGTTGCATTGACTAGGAGGGTCCAAAAG GTCAGAGATGAGATAGAGCAATTGATGGACGACGATGGTGATATGGCTGAAATGTACCTCACGGAAAAGAAGATGAGGATGGAAGCATCCTCATTGGACGAGGAGGGCCTTCAAGGAATTGCTGGAAATAATGCCTTCGGTACATCCGTCTCTGCTCCAGTTTCACCAGTTTCGTCGCCCCCTGCGCCCCGGCGGCTTGAGAAGCAATTTAGTTTTGCTAGAAGCAGGCACAGCAGCTTCAAGAGCTCAGAGAGCAGTCAATATAACATAGAAGAACTGGAAATGTTGCTGGAGGCTTACTTTGTGGTTATTGACTACACTCTCAGCAAATTAACTTCG CTGAAGGAGTATATTGATGACACAGAGGATTTCATCAATATCCAGCTG GATAATGTCCGGAACCAACTGATCCAGTTCGAGCTGCTGCTGACCACCGCTACGTTTGTGGTAGCCATCTTCGGGGTTGTCTCTGGGGTCTTCGGCATGAACTTTGAGGGGGTTGCCGTGCTTAAAGTGCCTCACGCTTTCGAGTGGACGCTCATCATAACGGGTGTTTGTGGCGCAGTCATATTCGCCTGCCTCCTGTGGTACTTTAAGAAGAGAAG TGAAGATACACAATGTTGGAGCTGCATTGGTGTGCATCTGATATCGATTTTGAAGCTTCCTGTCTCAATGGGTTAG
- the LOC123053803 gene encoding magnesium transporter MRS2-C isoform X2 — protein sequence MDQDPKERLLLPPRAATNGPHRRGKPAAPGGGGGGGGVTIDVHGLKKRGGGRRSWVRVDAATGAAEAVEVAKPALMRRLDLPARDLRLLDPLFVYPSAILGRERAVVCNLERIRCIITADEALVLRDPDADGGAAAEEAVRRYVDELQRRLVDRADDLPFEFIALEVALEAACSFLDAQAVELEAEAYPLLDELTAKISTLDLERARRLKSKLVALTRRVQKVRDEIEQLMDDDGDMAEMYLTEKKMRMEASSLDEEGLQGIAGNNAFGTSVSAPVSPVSSPPAPRRLEKQFSFARSRHSSFKSSESSQYNIEELEMLLEAYFVVIDYTLSKLTSLKEYIDDTEDFINIQLDNVRNQLIQFELLLTTATFVVAIFGVVSGVFGMNFEGVAVLKVPHAFEWTLIITGVCGAVIFACLLWYFKKRRFFPL from the exons ATGGACCAGGACCCCAAGGAGCggctcctcctccctccccgcgccgccacGAACGGGCCCCACCGCCGCGGCAAGCCCGCGGCgccaggcggcggcggaggagggggcggcgtGACGATCGACGTCCACGGCCTCAAgaagcgcggcggcgggcggcgctcgtGGGTGCGGGTGGACGCGGCGACGGGCGCGGCCGAGGCGGTGGAGGTCGCCAAGCCGGCGCTCATGCGGCGGCTCGACCTGCCCGCGCGCGACCTCCGCCTCCTCGACCCGCTCTTCGTCTACCCCTCCGCCATCCTCGGCCGCGAGCGCGCCGTCGTCTGCAACCTCGAGCGGATACGGTGCATCATCACCGCCGACGAGGCGCTCGTCCTGCGCGACCCCGACGCCGACGGCGGAGCCGCTGCGGAGGAGGCCGTGCGGAGGTATGTCGACGAGCTGCAGCGCCGTCTCGTGGACCGCGCTGACGACCTGCCCTTCGAGTTCATCGCTTTGGAGGTCGCGCTCGAAGCCGCCTGCTCCTTCCTAGACGCTCAG GCTGTTGAGCTGGAGGCTGAAGCTTATCCACTGCTAGATGAGTTAACGGCCAAAATCAGTACCCTTGACTTGGAGCGTGCTCGACGCCTAAAGAGCAAGCTGGTTGCATTGACTAGGAGGGTCCAAAAG GTCAGAGATGAGATAGAGCAATTGATGGACGACGATGGTGATATGGCTGAAATGTACCTCACGGAAAAGAAGATGAGGATGGAAGCATCCTCATTGGACGAGGAGGGCCTTCAAGGAATTGCTGGAAATAATGCCTTCGGTACATCCGTCTCTGCTCCAGTTTCACCAGTTTCGTCGCCCCCTGCGCCCCGGCGGCTTGAGAAGCAATTTAGTTTTGCTAGAAGCAGGCACAGCAGCTTCAAGAGCTCAGAGAGCAGTCAATATAACATAGAAGAACTGGAAATGTTGCTGGAGGCTTACTTTGTGGTTATTGACTACACTCTCAGCAAATTAACTTCG CTGAAGGAGTATATTGATGACACAGAGGATTTCATCAATATCCAGCTG GATAATGTCCGGAACCAACTGATCCAGTTCGAGCTGCTGCTGACCACCGCTACGTTTGTGGTAGCCATCTTCGGGGTTGTCTCTGGGGTCTTCGGCATGAACTTTGAGGGGGTTGCCGTGCTTAAAGTGCCTCACGCTTTCGAGTGGACGCTCATCATAACGGGTGTTTGTGGCGCAGTCATATTCGCCTGCCTCCTGTGGTACTTTAAGAAGAGAAGGTTCTTCCCCTTGTAA
- the LOC123053803 gene encoding magnesium transporter MRS2-C isoform X3, whose amino-acid sequence MDQDPKERLLLPPRAATNGPHRRGKPAAPGGGGGGGGVTIDVHGLKKRGGGRRSWVRVDAATGAAEAVEVAKPALMRRLDLPARDLRLLDPLFVYPSAILGRERAVVCNLERIRCIITADEALVLRDPDADGGAAAEEAVRRYVDELQRRLVDRADDLPFEFIALEVALEAACSFLDAQAVELEAEAYPLLDELTAKISTLDLERARRLKSKLVALTRRVQKVRDEIEQLMDDDGDMAEMYLTEKKMRMEASSLDEEGLQGIAGNNAFGTSVSAPVSPVSSPPAPRRLEKQFSFARSRHSSFKSSESSQYNIEELEMLLEAYFVVIDYTLSKLTSLKEYIDDTEDFINIQLVYSPDFILHHLSCLLLNVQIKDHVKKG is encoded by the exons ATGGACCAGGACCCCAAGGAGCggctcctcctccctccccgcgccgccacGAACGGGCCCCACCGCCGCGGCAAGCCCGCGGCgccaggcggcggcggaggagggggcggcgtGACGATCGACGTCCACGGCCTCAAgaagcgcggcggcgggcggcgctcgtGGGTGCGGGTGGACGCGGCGACGGGCGCGGCCGAGGCGGTGGAGGTCGCCAAGCCGGCGCTCATGCGGCGGCTCGACCTGCCCGCGCGCGACCTCCGCCTCCTCGACCCGCTCTTCGTCTACCCCTCCGCCATCCTCGGCCGCGAGCGCGCCGTCGTCTGCAACCTCGAGCGGATACGGTGCATCATCACCGCCGACGAGGCGCTCGTCCTGCGCGACCCCGACGCCGACGGCGGAGCCGCTGCGGAGGAGGCCGTGCGGAGGTATGTCGACGAGCTGCAGCGCCGTCTCGTGGACCGCGCTGACGACCTGCCCTTCGAGTTCATCGCTTTGGAGGTCGCGCTCGAAGCCGCCTGCTCCTTCCTAGACGCTCAG GCTGTTGAGCTGGAGGCTGAAGCTTATCCACTGCTAGATGAGTTAACGGCCAAAATCAGTACCCTTGACTTGGAGCGTGCTCGACGCCTAAAGAGCAAGCTGGTTGCATTGACTAGGAGGGTCCAAAAG GTCAGAGATGAGATAGAGCAATTGATGGACGACGATGGTGATATGGCTGAAATGTACCTCACGGAAAAGAAGATGAGGATGGAAGCATCCTCATTGGACGAGGAGGGCCTTCAAGGAATTGCTGGAAATAATGCCTTCGGTACATCCGTCTCTGCTCCAGTTTCACCAGTTTCGTCGCCCCCTGCGCCCCGGCGGCTTGAGAAGCAATTTAGTTTTGCTAGAAGCAGGCACAGCAGCTTCAAGAGCTCAGAGAGCAGTCAATATAACATAGAAGAACTGGAAATGTTGCTGGAGGCTTACTTTGTGGTTATTGACTACACTCTCAGCAAATTAACTTCG CTGAAGGAGTATATTGATGACACAGAGGATTTCATCAATATCCAGCTGGTATATTCCCCTGATTTCATACTTCATCATTTGTCATGTCTATTGCTCAACGTTCAGATAAAAGATCACGTTAAAAAAG GATAA